The sequence below is a genomic window from Luteolibacter arcticus.
CGGTCTTGAAAACCGGGGTAAGTGAAAGCTTAGGGGTTCGATTCCTCCACCTTCCGCCAATTTCTTTTTCATGAGCGTCTGACCGAGTGGTCGAAGGTGGCGGACTGTAACCCCGCCGGCGAAAGCCCGCACAGGTTCGAATCCTGTGGCGCTCACTCTCTCGAACAACGCCTTGCACTTCAGTTCCGGGAATCTGCCCGTGCCGTGAAAAAGTCCGGGCGTTGTCCGGAAAGGGCGCCCTTGTTCGTTGGTTGGGAGAACACCTTCTCCAAGACATGAAAGCCAAGATCAGCCCATTCCTCTGGTTCGACCATCAGGCCGAAGAAGCCGCCAATTTCTACTGCAGCATCTTCCCCAACTCGAAGATTCTCGAGATCTCGCGCTACAGCGAGGCCGGGCAGGAGAACCATCGCCGCCCGCCGGGGTCGGTGATGGTGGTTTCCTTCGAGCTCGATGGCCAGAAATTCTCTGCGCTGAACGGCGGGCCGATCTTCCACTTCAGTTGCGCGGTGTCGTTTGTCGTCGACTGCGAGACGCAGGAGGAGATCGACTACTACTGGGAAAAGCTCGGCGCGGGCGGGGCTCCCGAGGCGCAGCAATGCGGCTGGCTGGCGGATCGCTTTGGGCTATCGTGGCAGATCGTGCCGGCCTTCATGGACAAGCTGTTCACCGACGCGGAGAGCCCGGGAGCCAAGCGAGCCATTACCGCGATGATGAGGATGAAGAAGCTCGATATCGCGGCGCTCCAAGCCGCCTACGATGGCTGAGGCTCACTTCTCGATTTCCTTCAACACGTCGGCCGCCTGCTGCTCGGTCGAGGCCTCGAGGTCGCGCCAGGCGAGCTTGCCGTCCTTGAAGAGGAAAGCCTGCCGCTTCGTGAAGCCCAAGCTGTGCGGCACGCCGAAGGCATCGGCGACCTTGGCCTCCTTGTCGGCGAGGAGCGGGAAGGGGAGCTTGTACTTCTCCTGAAAAGCCTTCTGGGCCGCCACGTCGTCCATGCTCACGCCGAAGACTTTCACCTTCTTCTCGGTGAGTGTGGCGTAGGAGTCCCGCAGTGAGCAGGCCTGCTTGGTGCAGCCCGGGGTATCGGCCTTCGGGTAGAAATAGACGAGCGTCCAGCCCCC
It includes:
- a CDS encoding peroxiredoxin → MKPLQILAAAVAPIGLAIAAAAAEPIEVGAALPAVTAKNQDGQEVKLAEAGAGGWTLVYFYPKADTPGCTKQACSLRDSYATLTEKKVKVFGVSMDDVAAQKAFQEKYKLPFPLLADKEAKVADAFGVPHSLGFTKRQAFLFKDGKLAWRDLEASTEQQAADVLKEIEK
- a CDS encoding VOC family protein; this translates as MKAKISPFLWFDHQAEEAANFYCSIFPNSKILEISRYSEAGQENHRRPPGSVMVVSFELDGQKFSALNGGPIFHFSCAVSFVVDCETQEEIDYYWEKLGAGGAPEAQQCGWLADRFGLSWQIVPAFMDKLFTDAESPGAKRAITAMMRMKKLDIAALQAAYDG